The Acidimicrobiales bacterium genome window below encodes:
- the dnaG gene encoding DNA primase encodes MGIVDEDIVTVRERSDIVAVASQFMQLKRVGRRWTGLCPFHGERTPSFSVNAEQGLWYCLAGETRVITWEGVREIRDLAGATHRVLTEKGQWVDAPFRSFGVQPLLRVTLTRNRQVKVLHATPEHRWFVRGSRRQRHERTTAELRSGDGLTWTFPPNRARLIKGLSPFGIAHGITYGDGSRFGPGVALDLHGEKDRQLLRWFPENRRYEMTRANGAAYTRILDLPLFFKERPSLDESASYLAGWLAGYIAADGHVAKDGTCSLNSARREDLEFVRLLCTRLGVGTYGITEQVRRGLGQEDSSLFRIHFINEDLDERFFLIDEHRERFAKAEKRWVRRGWVVRSVEPTDRVEEVFCATVPGTHSFALEDNILTGNCFGCQAKGDTIKLVQELQHLDFVGAVEWLAGHAGITLRYTDRDQGESRKRRTALTEILGRAVEWYHQRLLTGPDAGAARAYLRQRGFDGETVRRYRIGWAPDGWDLLARHLAIDSKVLADSGLGFVNRAGIQQDFFRGRVLFPIFDPQDNAIGFGGRILPGVDGPKYRNTAQTPLYDKSKVLYGLNWAKDPVVKADEVIVCEGYTDVIGFARVGVPRAVATCGTALTEEHVRLLKRFARRVVLAFDPDGAGEAAAERFYEWEQRHELEVTVADLPAGQDPGDLAGSDPERLRAAVADTRPFLGFRVARALGGGSTTTPEGRARTAEAALAVIREHPSELVRDQYLMQVSDHCQVDIERLRASLRTGARPAVRPPAAPRRVASGDRPETSALRLAVDGERSADMLPLLHEVLFSDERHALAFRALRDAGGDLHAAVDSADPGAAELLQRLAAEDDPGEPPDVRRQLLRLEGQREVERLRRRIRAAADPDAEAEALNPVIAWLLNRLDAVRLDARPEREVEDELLGWLAERAEERA; translated from the coding sequence ATGGGCATCGTCGACGAGGACATCGTCACCGTCCGCGAGCGCAGCGACATCGTGGCCGTGGCCAGCCAGTTCATGCAGCTCAAGCGGGTGGGCCGGCGCTGGACCGGCCTGTGCCCGTTCCACGGCGAGAGGACCCCGTCCTTCTCGGTCAACGCCGAGCAAGGCCTTTGGTACTGCCTGGCCGGCGAGACCCGGGTGATCACGTGGGAGGGCGTGCGGGAGATCCGCGACCTCGCCGGAGCGACCCACCGGGTGCTCACCGAGAAGGGCCAGTGGGTCGACGCCCCGTTCCGGTCCTTCGGCGTGCAGCCCCTCCTACGGGTGACCCTGACGAGGAACCGCCAGGTCAAGGTGCTCCATGCCACGCCGGAGCACCGCTGGTTCGTCCGGGGGTCGCGGCGGCAGCGGCACGAGCGCACCACGGCGGAGCTCCGGTCGGGCGACGGGTTGACGTGGACGTTCCCTCCCAACCGGGCCCGCCTCATCAAGGGCCTGTCGCCCTTCGGCATCGCCCACGGCATCACCTACGGCGACGGGTCCCGGTTCGGCCCCGGGGTCGCTCTCGACCTCCACGGCGAGAAGGACCGGCAGCTCCTGCGCTGGTTCCCGGAGAACCGCCGGTACGAGATGACGAGGGCGAACGGGGCGGCCTACACCCGGATCCTCGACCTGCCCCTCTTCTTCAAGGAGCGGCCGTCCCTGGATGAGAGCGCGTCGTACCTGGCGGGGTGGCTGGCCGGCTACATCGCCGCCGACGGGCACGTGGCCAAGGACGGGACGTGCAGCCTCAACAGCGCCCGGAGGGAGGACCTGGAGTTCGTTCGCCTCCTGTGCACGCGCCTCGGCGTCGGCACCTACGGCATCACCGAACAGGTGCGCCGGGGGCTGGGCCAGGAGGACTCGTCCCTCTTCCGCATCCACTTCATCAACGAGGACCTCGACGAACGGTTCTTCCTGATCGACGAGCATCGCGAGCGCTTCGCCAAGGCCGAGAAGCGGTGGGTGCGCCGGGGGTGGGTGGTCCGCTCCGTCGAGCCCACCGACCGGGTCGAGGAGGTGTTCTGTGCCACCGTGCCCGGTACCCACTCCTTCGCCCTCGAGGACAACATCCTCACCGGCAACTGCTTTGGCTGCCAGGCCAAGGGCGACACCATCAAGCTGGTCCAGGAGCTCCAGCACCTGGACTTCGTGGGGGCGGTGGAGTGGCTGGCCGGCCACGCCGGCATCACCCTGCGCTACACCGACCGCGACCAGGGCGAGAGCCGCAAGCGGCGCACCGCCCTGACCGAGATCCTGGGCCGGGCCGTCGAGTGGTACCACCAGCGGCTGCTCACCGGACCCGATGCCGGGGCGGCCCGGGCCTACCTGCGCCAGCGCGGCTTCGACGGCGAGACCGTCCGGCGGTACCGCATCGGTTGGGCCCCCGACGGGTGGGACCTGCTGGCCCGCCACCTGGCCATCGACAGCAAGGTGCTGGCCGACTCGGGCCTGGGGTTCGTCAACCGGGCCGGCATCCAGCAGGACTTCTTCCGGGGCCGGGTCCTGTTCCCCATCTTCGACCCGCAGGACAACGCCATCGGCTTCGGGGGCCGCATCCTGCCCGGGGTCGACGGGCCCAAGTACCGCAACACGGCCCAGACCCCGCTCTACGACAAGAGCAAGGTCCTCTACGGCCTCAACTGGGCCAAGGACCCGGTGGTGAAGGCGGACGAGGTCATCGTGTGCGAGGGCTACACCGACGTCATCGGCTTCGCCCGGGTGGGCGTGCCCCGGGCCGTGGCCACCTGCGGCACCGCCCTCACCGAGGAGCACGTCCGGCTGCTCAAGCGCTTCGCCCGCCGAGTGGTGCTGGCCTTCGATCCCGACGGGGCGGGCGAGGCCGCGGCCGAGCGGTTCTACGAGTGGGAGCAGCGCCACGAGCTGGAGGTCACGGTGGCCGACCTGCCCGCCGGCCAGGACCCCGGTGACCTGGCTGGCAGCGATCCCGAGCGGCTGCGGGCCGCGGTGGCCGACACCCGGCCGTTCCTGGGCTTCCGCGTGGCCCGGGCCCTGGGCGGGGGCAGCACCACCACGCCCGAGGGCCGGGCCCGCACCGCCGAGGCGGCTCTGGCCGTCATCCGCGAGCACCCCAGCGAGCTGGTGCGCGACCAGTACCTCATGCAGGTGTCGGACCACTGCCAGGTCGACATCGAGCGCCTGCGGGCCTCGCTGCGCACCGGCGCCCGCCCCGCGGTCCGGCCCCCGGCGGCGCCCCGGCGGGTGGCCTCGGGGGACCGGCCCGAGACCTCGGCCCTCCGCCTCGCCGTCGACGGCGAGCGCAGCGCCGACATGCTGCCCCTCCTGCACGAGGTGCTGTTCTCCGACGAGCGCCACGCCCTGGCCTTCCGGGCCCTGCGCGACGCCGGCGGCGACCTCCACGCCGCCGTCGACTCCGCCGACCCGGGGGCGGCCGAGTTGCTCCAGCGCCTGGCCGCCGAGGACGACCCGGGGGAGCCGCCCGACGTGCGCCGGCAGCTCCTGCGGCTCGAGGGCCAGCGCGAGGTGGAGCGCCTCCGCCGCCGGATCCGGGCCGCCGCCGACCCCGACGCCGAGGCCGAGGCCCTCAACCCGGTGATCGCCTGGCTCCTCAACCGGCTCGACGCGGTGCGCCTCGACGCCCGCCCCGAGCGTGAGGTGGAGGATGAGTTGCTAGGTTGGTTGGCCGAGAGGGCAGAGGAGAGGGCATGA
- a CDS encoding TerC family protein, translating into MNALILAASEGSTDRFVNLDIHPWEWGALVLFIAFLLVFDLLVVHRKPHEISFKEAAIESAIWISIGIAFTGVVYYLGKTSGVGPDGAHGVDVGAKAAGEYISGFLLEKSLSIDNVFVWAVIFGYFSVPPKYQFRTLFWGIFGALVLRAAFIFAGSALINAFSVTLLVFGAILIYTAQKIAFHGETEVDPEKSVVLRAVRKVVPSTNEYDGQRLFTRENGKRLATPLFAVLVMVETTDVVFAVDSVPAIFGVANETFIVFSSNAFAILGLRALFFCLNGMQDKFRYLNYGLGAILGFVGVKMILTFTGEAIDFPTEDFHFPTAVSLGVIVGILTVTIVASLRADKRDPRDPDEVEPSRIGDPQDPSDTSVD; encoded by the coding sequence ATGAACGCCCTCATCCTCGCCGCCAGCGAGGGCTCGACCGATCGGTTCGTGAACCTCGACATCCACCCGTGGGAGTGGGGGGCGCTGGTCCTGTTCATCGCCTTCCTGCTGGTGTTCGACCTCCTGGTCGTCCACCGCAAGCCGCACGAGATCTCGTTCAAGGAAGCGGCGATCGAGAGCGCCATCTGGATCTCCATCGGCATCGCCTTCACCGGCGTCGTGTACTACCTCGGCAAGACGTCGGGCGTGGGGCCGGACGGGGCCCACGGTGTCGACGTGGGGGCCAAGGCGGCCGGGGAGTACATCTCCGGCTTCCTGCTGGAGAAGAGCCTCTCCATCGACAACGTGTTCGTGTGGGCGGTGATCTTCGGCTACTTCTCGGTGCCGCCCAAGTACCAGTTCCGCACCCTGTTCTGGGGGATCTTCGGCGCCCTGGTGCTGCGAGCCGCCTTCATCTTCGCCGGCTCGGCCCTCATCAACGCCTTCTCCGTCACCCTGCTGGTGTTCGGGGCCATCCTCATCTACACGGCCCAGAAGATCGCCTTCCACGGCGAGACCGAGGTCGACCCGGAGAAGAGCGTGGTGCTGCGGGCGGTGCGCAAGGTGGTGCCGTCGACCAACGAGTACGACGGGCAGCGCCTGTTCACCCGCGAGAACGGCAAGCGCCTGGCCACCCCGCTGTTCGCGGTGCTGGTCATGGTCGAGACCACCGACGTGGTGTTCGCGGTCGACTCGGTGCCGGCCATCTTCGGCGTGGCCAACGAGACCTTCATCGTGTTCTCGTCCAACGCCTTCGCCATCCTGGGCCTGCGGGCCCTGTTCTTCTGCCTCAACGGCATGCAGGACAAGTTCCGCTACCTCAACTACGGCTTGGGCGCCATCCTGGGCTTCGTGGGGGTGAAGATGATCCTCACCTTCACCGGCGAGGCCATCGACTTCCCGACCGAGGACTTCCACTTCCCGACCGCGGTGTCCCTCGGGGTCATCGTGGGCATCCTGACCGTCACCATCGTGGCCTCGCTGCGAGCCGACAAGCGCGACCCGCGGGACCCCGACGAGGTCGAGCCCAGCCGGATCGGCGACCCCCAGGACCCCTCCGACACCTCCGTGGACTAG